The following coding sequences lie in one Moritella sp. F3 genomic window:
- a CDS encoding YceI family protein codes for MKKQILAAAIAASSLLAVVAPNVAQAADYKVDVAGAHASVQFKIKHLGYSWLLGRFNNFDGGFSYDAKLPNESKINMVINTGSLDSNHAERDKHLRSDDFLDVKKFPKARFKSQSIKFSDDDNAIVTGAFTLKGITKTITFPITKVGEGSDPWGGYRVGFTGETSLKLTDYGIMTNLGPASTTVDMTFNLEGVRQ; via the coding sequence ATGAAAAAACAAATTTTAGCCGCTGCAATCGCAGCAAGTTCACTACTTGCAGTAGTGGCGCCAAACGTAGCACAGGCTGCTGATTATAAAGTTGATGTTGCAGGTGCACATGCTTCTGTTCAGTTTAAAATTAAGCATTTAGGTTACAGCTGGTTATTGGGACGCTTTAATAATTTTGATGGCGGTTTTTCTTATGATGCTAAGTTACCAAATGAATCTAAAATCAATATGGTGATAAATACTGGGAGCTTAGATTCAAACCATGCAGAGCGTGATAAACATTTAAGAAGTGATGACTTTTTAGATGTTAAAAAATTCCCAAAAGCACGGTTTAAGAGTCAAAGTATTAAGTTCAGTGATGATGACAATGCGATTGTGACGGGCGCATTTACGCTTAAAGGCATTACAAAAACGATCACATTCCCTATTACTAAAGTGGGCGAAGGTTCAGATCCTTGGGGTGGTTATCGCGTTGGTTTTACTGGTGAGACGAGCCTTAAATTAACTGATTATGGTATAATGACAAATCTTGGTCCTGCGTCAACCACTGTTGATATGACGTTTAATCTTGAAGGTGTTCGTCAGTAA
- a CDS encoding NADPH-dependent FMN reductase has product MKVLALAASNSRQSINKQLVSYASEVLTSKVINNAEVEVIDINDFEMALYSIDRETESGIPQQAQAFYDKIGSVDAIIISYAEHNGSYTAAFKNLFDWTSRIDPKVYQGKKMLMLATSPGPGGAGSVLAAATGSAPYFAGEVKASLSVGSFYDNFDMETGQLRNEEIQKQLEDALATLK; this is encoded by the coding sequence ATGAAAGTTTTAGCATTAGCAGCAAGTAATAGTCGCCAATCAATTAACAAGCAACTTGTGAGTTACGCAAGTGAAGTATTAACGTCAAAGGTAATCAACAATGCTGAAGTTGAAGTGATAGATATTAATGACTTTGAAATGGCGTTGTATAGTATTGATCGTGAAACTGAAAGCGGTATTCCACAGCAAGCACAAGCATTTTACGACAAAATAGGAAGTGTTGATGCCATTATCATTTCGTATGCAGAACATAATGGTTCGTATACCGCGGCATTTAAAAACCTATTTGATTGGACTTCGCGTATTGATCCTAAGGTCTATCAAGGTAAAAAAATGCTCATGTTAGCTACTTCACCAGGTCCAGGTGGTGCAGGGAGTGTATTAGCGGCAGCAACAGGTTCTGCACCTTATTTTGCTGGTGAAGTAAAAGCCTCACTTTCAGTGGGTAGTTTTTACGATAATTTTGATATGGAAACAGGTCAATTACGTAACGAAGAAATACAGAAACAGCTCGAAGATGCGCTTGCTACATTGAAATAA
- a CDS encoding LysR family transcriptional regulator, producing the protein MAYNAQLLNGMVIFVEIVNTGSFTLAAQSSGHSTSYISKEINKLESRLGVRLMHRTTRSLRLTPEGEIYFLQCQQIISDAEQAEDTLNGRQLEPKGTLRISCPTSFGNSRMQTIFSRFLNLYPQVNLELDLDNRKVDMVTEGFDVLIRGSAQLDDSTFISKRIFSSQGVTIASPGYLQQHGTPQVLADLAQHKIISYSNLKQPNTWSLKHNSGQQHQIQVESRVLTNSSEMELSLCLAGHGITRMPRFNLGDEIETGKLVELFHDYQHQEINVYLIYPSRKYVSSKVRHFIDFVTAELKQN; encoded by the coding sequence TTGGCTTATAACGCGCAATTACTTAACGGCATGGTTATATTTGTGGAAATCGTCAATACCGGCAGCTTTACCCTAGCCGCTCAAAGTAGTGGCCACTCTACTTCCTATATTAGTAAAGAAATTAACAAACTAGAATCGAGACTTGGCGTGCGCCTCATGCACAGAACGACTCGCTCACTACGCCTAACGCCCGAAGGTGAGATCTACTTTCTACAATGCCAGCAGATAATAAGTGATGCAGAGCAAGCAGAGGATACCCTAAACGGTCGTCAACTAGAGCCAAAAGGCACGTTACGTATCAGCTGCCCCACCAGCTTTGGTAACTCGCGAATGCAGACCATATTCTCACGCTTTCTAAACCTCTACCCTCAAGTTAACCTCGAGTTAGATTTAGATAACCGCAAGGTCGACATGGTCACAGAGGGCTTTGATGTACTCATTCGAGGCTCTGCGCAGCTAGACGACTCAACATTCATCAGCAAGAGAATATTCAGCTCTCAAGGTGTCACAATAGCATCACCGGGTTACCTGCAACAACATGGCACGCCGCAAGTGCTAGCGGACCTTGCGCAACATAAAATCATTAGTTACAGCAACTTGAAACAACCTAATACTTGGTCTTTAAAACATAACTCTGGCCAACAACATCAGATCCAAGTAGAAAGCAGAGTACTCACCAACAGCTCTGAAATGGAGCTGTCTTTATGCCTTGCTGGTCATGGCATTACCAGAATGCCACGCTTCAATCTTGGTGACGAAATAGAAACGGGAAAATTAGTCGAATTGTTTCATGATTATCAACATCAGGAAATCAATGTCTACTTGATTTACCCTAGTCGTAAATACGTCTCTTCAAAAGTAAGGCATTTTATTGATTTTGTCACTGCAGAATTAAAACAAAACTAG
- a CDS encoding tetratricopeptide repeat-containing diguanylate cyclase, whose amino-acid sequence MKVIKPVSIVLVVGVSLLLFILRPFGSIDKDLPIEIGTETETIFSPDAALAELPYGNSVLAARDISRFDGEEALLRIDLLDQRGTFQDHPLYQAYYFMIMNNIMLRLGRIDDAVIYANQLLDYAKQNNMPWVEASALSELAIERTKRGELDIALAYLNESVRISKEINYQGLLIKSYNTLGVISNISGDYAKAQTYLHNGLKLVDSNPEHLYYSKIIANLALIYIYLEEWNKALEYIEKSKLIYKNGKWLEPSIMTILLSNESHVYFRLGDAVQARRAYAEAHKTLVKDSSVRLQAIVSNELSNVLYLEHRYDNAIAESNSCLDLAGIEALPLQRGLCYTSKARSEMKLDNYFTALDNLNDAIEENLKISNTVYLSVNHKLLSEVHEELGNDIEALAFFKLYYLENKKALFDQRQSEVYMLAESFNAETSRNALALLKTQNDLKDLELERQKLGVRVVFGMIFCVLFSLGYVIRKNATIAKKNELLLCSNTDLVELSTRDALTGLYNRRHFDRYIQSLKKDSSFYRDSHFTLAIMDLDHFKIINDTYGHDVGDEVLVEVAKRFLKHLPSSDLIVRWGGEEFVCLIEHQDNIPSLDQLEKVWSVIKEIPFATSAGDIEITLSIGAATDISVAQLITRHVKLIKRADDQLYKAKLRGRNQIVMVD is encoded by the coding sequence ATGAAAGTAATTAAACCCGTTAGTATTGTTTTAGTTGTTGGCGTTAGCCTACTATTATTTATACTGCGCCCATTTGGTTCCATTGATAAAGATTTACCTATTGAAATCGGTACTGAAACAGAAACCATTTTCTCTCCTGATGCCGCGCTTGCTGAATTACCTTATGGAAATTCAGTGCTTGCCGCCCGTGATATATCCCGCTTTGATGGCGAAGAAGCACTACTTAGAATCGATCTGCTAGATCAACGCGGTACATTTCAAGATCATCCTTTATACCAAGCTTATTATTTTATGATCATGAATAACATCATGCTGCGTTTAGGCCGGATTGATGATGCCGTTATCTATGCTAATCAATTGCTTGATTACGCAAAACAAAACAATATGCCATGGGTAGAAGCGAGTGCCTTATCTGAATTGGCGATTGAACGCACCAAGCGTGGTGAGTTGGATATTGCCTTGGCCTACTTAAATGAGTCTGTGCGTATCAGTAAAGAGATTAATTACCAAGGCTTACTTATTAAATCCTACAATACCCTTGGGGTGATCAGTAATATTTCGGGCGATTATGCGAAAGCACAAACTTACCTTCACAATGGCTTAAAGCTAGTCGATAGTAATCCTGAGCACCTGTATTATAGTAAGATTATCGCGAATTTGGCGCTTATTTATATTTATTTAGAAGAGTGGAACAAGGCGCTTGAATATATTGAAAAATCGAAGCTGATATATAAAAATGGTAAATGGCTAGAGCCATCAATCATGACTATATTGCTGTCTAACGAGTCTCATGTTTATTTCCGTTTAGGCGATGCTGTTCAGGCTCGTCGAGCTTATGCTGAAGCACATAAAACACTTGTTAAAGACTCTAGCGTTCGGCTACAAGCTATCGTATCAAATGAGCTGTCTAATGTTCTTTACTTAGAACATCGGTATGACAATGCTATTGCGGAGTCGAACAGTTGCCTTGATTTAGCTGGTATTGAAGCACTGCCGCTGCAACGTGGCCTGTGTTATACCAGTAAAGCCCGCAGTGAAATGAAATTGGATAATTATTTTACTGCACTTGATAACCTTAATGATGCGATTGAAGAAAATCTAAAAATCTCAAATACTGTATATCTATCTGTTAATCATAAATTATTATCTGAAGTCCACGAGGAGCTTGGTAATGATATTGAAGCGCTGGCGTTTTTTAAGCTTTACTACCTCGAGAATAAGAAGGCATTGTTTGACCAGCGTCAAAGCGAGGTGTATATGCTTGCAGAGTCCTTCAATGCGGAAACATCACGTAATGCATTGGCATTATTAAAAACCCAAAATGATTTAAAAGACCTTGAATTAGAAAGGCAGAAATTGGGGGTTCGTGTTGTTTTTGGAATGATATTTTGTGTCTTATTTAGCCTAGGTTATGTGATTCGAAAAAATGCGACAATAGCGAAGAAAAATGAACTATTGTTGTGTTCAAATACCGACTTAGTTGAGTTATCAACACGAGATGCATTGACTGGTTTGTATAATCGCCGTCATTTTGATCGTTATATACAGAGTTTAAAAAAAGATAGTTCTTTTTATCGAGATTCACACTTCACTTTGGCAATAATGGATTTAGACCATTTCAAAATTATTAATGATACCTACGGTCATGATGTTGGTGACGAAGTGCTTGTTGAAGTCGCAAAACGCTTTCTTAAGCATTTGCCATCGTCGGATTTAATTGTTCGTTGGGGCGGGGAAGAGTTTGTTTGTCTGATTGAGCATCAAGATAATATTCCGAGTTTAGATCAACTCGAAAAGGTGTGGTCGGTAATTAAAGAGATACCTTTCGCGACGAGTGCGGGTGATATCGAGATTACCTTGTCTATTGGCGCAGCCACTGATATTTCGGTCGCACAGCTTATTACCAGACACGTTAAATTGATTAAACGAGCAGATGATCAGTTGTATAAAGCTAAGCTGAGAGGTCGTAATCAAATTGTTATGGTGGATTAA
- a CDS encoding VOC family protein — protein MLGLTRVNHIGLRVGDFETSRDFYAKLGFQYVTGPSGPEPVAIVEHPSGININFILNAVKPAQGDMATNILMDIATKHTGYTHVALEVEDAELTIRQLGELGIALSAEPMTHPTGTSLFIRDPDNNVVEFIEYKGLKNLQD, from the coding sequence ATGTTAGGACTTACACGAGTTAATCATATTGGTTTACGCGTGGGTGACTTTGAAACCTCACGAGATTTTTATGCAAAACTTGGTTTCCAGTATGTTACAGGGCCGAGTGGACCAGAGCCTGTTGCTATTGTTGAGCATCCAAGCGGTATTAACATTAATTTTATTTTAAATGCGGTGAAACCTGCGCAAGGTGACATGGCTACCAATATATTAATGGATATCGCAACAAAACATACTGGTTACACCCATGTTGCGCTTGAAGTTGAAGATGCTGAATTAACAATACGTCAGCTTGGCGAGTTAGGTATTGCGTTGAGTGCAGAACCAATGACACACCCGACAGGTACATCTTTATTTATTCGTGATCCAGATAACAATGTCGTTGAATTTATCGAATATAAAGGTCTTAAAAATCTCCAAGATTAA
- a CDS encoding LysR family transcriptional regulator, with translation MKNISWDDYKIAYQVAIDGSLSQAGKSLNINHATVLRRINQLETALEVKLFFRHQRGYKLTDAGAILLAELPSLITRFSKLEHQLQNVESNISGELRISTISSYSSQLAPALKAFRDIYPAIRIMLLSTDDIVPLESGAAHVSLRVGPKPNGTDLIVKQLTRFKTNYYASAEYIKEFGQPTTDSTLNDHYWILPTPDKYRIPFVRHIVDNIDKDRIVFQSSHFPDVSQAVIEGMGIGPIGEHQAKRYPSLVQVTLNSPESEEAMWFVYHKDSKHSARVKCFYEFLLKRLENLTALETR, from the coding sequence ATGAAAAATATTTCTTGGGATGATTATAAAATAGCGTATCAAGTTGCCATTGACGGTAGTTTAAGCCAAGCAGGTAAATCACTAAATATCAACCATGCGACAGTACTACGACGTATTAATCAGCTCGAAACAGCCTTGGAGGTTAAATTATTTTTCCGACACCAGCGTGGTTACAAGCTAACAGATGCAGGGGCGATCTTGCTTGCGGAGCTACCGAGTCTAATTACCCGCTTTAGTAAACTAGAACATCAGCTACAGAATGTAGAAAGTAATATTAGCGGTGAGTTGCGTATTTCCACGATCAGTTCTTATTCTTCACAGCTAGCACCTGCATTAAAGGCTTTCAGGGACATCTATCCAGCAATACGCATTATGCTATTGTCGACTGATGATATAGTGCCATTAGAATCCGGCGCTGCGCACGTCTCGTTACGCGTAGGTCCAAAGCCAAATGGCACTGATTTAATCGTCAAGCAATTAACCCGCTTCAAAACGAATTATTACGCCTCCGCTGAGTACATTAAAGAATTTGGCCAACCGACAACAGATAGCACACTCAATGATCACTACTGGATCTTGCCTACCCCAGACAAGTATAGGATCCCTTTTGTGCGTCATATCGTCGATAATATTGATAAAGATAGAATTGTATTTCAGAGCAGCCACTTCCCAGATGTAAGCCAAGCCGTTATAGAAGGTATGGGTATTGGACCTATCGGAGAACACCAGGCCAAGCGATACCCGTCATTGGTACAAGTGACTTTAAATTCACCTGAATCAGAAGAAGCGATGTGGTTTGTGTATCATAAAGATTCAAAGCACAGTGCCCGCGTGAAGTGTTTTTATGAGTTCTTACTTAAACGCTTAGAAAACTTAACTGCTTTAGAAACGAGATAG
- a CDS encoding efflux RND transporter permease subunit yields the protein MKQDIAAYFIKNKVISWMLTLIFLIGGSMAFFGLGQLEDPEFTIKDAMVVTSYPGATPLQVEEEVTYPLEKAIQQLTYVDEVNSISSRGLSQITVTMKNNYGPDDLPQIWDELRRKVNDIKPHLPPGVAEPSVIDDFGDVYGILLAITGDGYSYKELNDYVDYLRREIELVDGVGKVSVTGVQQEQVFIEMSMQRLSSLGISPSTIYNTLATQNLVSSAGAMRVGSEYIRIHPTGEFTDVDALGDLIITETGAQGLIYLRDVATISRGFKEVPDNLVTFNGKVALNVGVSFISGVNVVEMGKGVYARLAELKEQQPVGIDIDAVYSQPDEVDKSVKGFLVSLGQAIGIVIIVLLLFMGLRSGVLIGLILLLTVLGTFVFMNLMSIDLQRISLGGLVIALGMLVDNAIVVVEGILIGVQKGRTRLQAATDIVTQTKWPLLGATVIAVTAFAPIGLSQDSTGEYTGTLFTVLLISLMLSWFTAISITPFFADMFFKGMKVDADSADVDPYKGIVFVTYKRVLEACMKYAWTTVFALILMLVASLYGFTQLKQSFFPSSTTPMFMVDVWLPEGTDIRATSEKLRELEVMVSANEKVDHVSSSTGKGSQRFMLTYSPEKSYASYGELIIRVDSYDDVMPMMAEVSEKLDALHPDIEYKLKRIALGPSSGAKIEARLVGSDPTVLRGLAQQTVDIMRADPGAFNVRHDWRERTKVIEPVFNESQARRYGITKSDVDDLLQMAFSGLTVGIYRDGTSLLPIVARLPENERVDISTIEGMKIWSPVLKGYVPLQQVILAVNVRWEDPIVVRKNRKRMLTIFADPDPLGEETAATLQKRIQPLVEAIDFPPGYSLEWGGEYESSADAQASLFQTMPMGYLFMFLITIFLFNNVKNAVIVWATVPLAIIGVTMGLLALNTPFGFMALLGFLSLSGMLVKNGIVLLDQIEIEIHSGKERYEAVVDAAVSRVRPVCMAAITTVLGMVPLLPDVFFKPMAVTIMFGLGFATVLTLLVVPVLYRMLHRLKIPEVVGK from the coding sequence ATGAAACAAGATATCGCAGCCTATTTTATTAAAAATAAAGTGATCAGCTGGATGCTCACTCTTATCTTCTTAATTGGCGGTTCGATGGCCTTTTTCGGCCTAGGGCAATTAGAAGATCCTGAATTCACGATTAAAGATGCAATGGTTGTTACTTCTTATCCTGGTGCTACGCCATTACAAGTCGAAGAAGAGGTGACTTATCCGTTAGAGAAAGCCATACAGCAATTAACGTATGTTGATGAAGTTAATTCTATCTCTAGCCGTGGGCTCTCACAGATCACTGTGACGATGAAGAACAATTATGGCCCTGATGATTTACCCCAAATATGGGATGAATTACGTCGTAAAGTGAATGACATCAAACCTCATTTACCTCCAGGCGTCGCTGAACCCTCTGTGATTGATGACTTTGGTGATGTTTACGGTATTTTACTGGCGATAACGGGTGATGGTTATTCTTATAAAGAACTAAATGACTACGTTGATTACTTACGCCGAGAAATAGAACTTGTTGATGGCGTTGGTAAAGTGTCAGTGACAGGCGTACAGCAAGAACAAGTCTTTATTGAAATGTCGATGCAACGTTTAAGTAGTTTAGGTATTTCACCATCGACTATTTACAATACGTTAGCAACACAAAATCTCGTGTCAAGTGCTGGTGCAATGCGAGTGGGTTCTGAATATATCCGTATTCATCCAACTGGCGAATTTACTGATGTCGATGCACTGGGTGATTTGATCATTACCGAAACCGGTGCGCAAGGGCTTATTTACTTACGCGATGTAGCGACCATTAGCCGTGGTTTTAAAGAAGTACCTGATAATCTAGTTACCTTCAATGGTAAAGTCGCGCTGAATGTCGGTGTGTCGTTTATTTCCGGTGTGAATGTTGTTGAAATGGGTAAAGGCGTTTATGCGCGTTTAGCTGAGCTAAAAGAGCAACAACCCGTTGGTATTGATATCGATGCTGTTTACAGCCAACCTGATGAAGTTGATAAATCAGTGAAAGGCTTCCTGGTGAGTCTTGGCCAAGCGATTGGTATTGTTATCATTGTACTGCTGTTATTTATGGGCTTGCGTTCTGGTGTCTTAATTGGCCTGATTTTATTACTCACCGTATTGGGTACATTCGTATTCATGAACTTGATGTCGATTGATTTACAGCGTATTTCACTTGGTGGACTGGTGATTGCACTGGGTATGCTGGTGGATAATGCCATTGTTGTGGTCGAGGGTATCTTAATTGGGGTCCAGAAAGGTCGAACTCGCTTGCAGGCTGCAACTGATATTGTGACCCAAACTAAATGGCCTTTACTCGGTGCGACGGTTATTGCTGTTACCGCATTTGCGCCAATTGGCTTATCGCAAGATTCTACCGGTGAATATACAGGAACACTCTTTACCGTTTTACTTATCTCGTTAATGTTAAGTTGGTTTACTGCAATTTCAATTACGCCTTTCTTTGCTGACATGTTCTTTAAAGGCATGAAAGTTGACGCGGATAGCGCAGATGTAGACCCGTATAAAGGCATTGTATTTGTTACTTACAAACGCGTATTAGAAGCGTGCATGAAATATGCGTGGACAACTGTGTTTGCTTTAATTTTGATGTTAGTGGCTAGCTTGTATGGTTTCACTCAATTAAAACAATCATTCTTTCCGTCATCAACAACGCCTATGTTTATGGTTGATGTTTGGTTACCGGAAGGTACTGATATTCGAGCAACCAGCGAAAAACTGCGTGAACTTGAAGTCATGGTTAGCGCGAATGAAAAAGTAGATCATGTCTCTTCAAGTACAGGTAAAGGCTCTCAGCGCTTTATGCTGACTTATTCGCCAGAAAAAAGTTACGCGTCTTACGGTGAGTTAATTATTCGTGTTGACAGTTACGATGACGTCATGCCGATGATGGCTGAAGTGAGTGAGAAACTTGACGCTCTACATCCTGATATTGAATACAAACTCAAGCGTATCGCCTTAGGGCCTTCTTCGGGTGCTAAAATTGAAGCGCGTTTGGTTGGTTCTGATCCGACGGTATTACGTGGTTTAGCACAGCAAACTGTCGATATTATGCGTGCAGATCCTGGCGCATTTAATGTGCGTCACGATTGGCGTGAACGTACCAAAGTGATTGAACCTGTCTTCAATGAAAGTCAGGCGCGTCGTTATGGTATCACTAAATCTGATGTTGATGATTTACTGCAAATGGCATTCAGTGGTTTAACGGTAGGTATTTATCGTGATGGTACGAGTTTATTACCTATTGTAGCTCGCTTACCTGAAAATGAGCGTGTGGATATCAGTACGATTGAGGGCATGAAGATTTGGAGTCCCGTGCTGAAAGGTTATGTGCCGTTACAGCAAGTGATATTAGCGGTTAACGTGCGTTGGGAAGACCCCATTGTTGTGCGTAAAAACCGTAAACGTATGCTGACCATATTTGCTGACCCAGATCCATTAGGTGAAGAAACAGCTGCTACCTTACAAAAACGTATTCAGCCGTTAGTAGAAGCAATTGATTTCCCACCGGGCTATTCGCTTGAATGGGGTGGTGAATATGAATCATCTGCTGATGCACAAGCGTCGTTATTCCAGACGATGCCAATGGGTTATCTGTTTATGTTCTTAATTACCATTTTCTTGTTTAACAACGTGAAAAATGCAGTGATTGTTTGGGCGACAGTACCACTGGCCATTATTGGTGTGACAATGGGGCTACTCGCCCTTAATACGCCCTTTGGTTTCATGGCGTTACTCGGTTTCTTAAGTCTGTCAGGGATGCTGGTTAAAAATGGTATCGTATTACTTGATCAGATTGAGATTGAGATCCACAGTGGTAAAGAAAGATATGAAGCGGTTGTTGATGCTGCAGTGAGCCGTGTTCGTCCGGTTTGTATGGCGGCGATCACAACGGTATTAGGCATGGTGCCGTTACTACCTGATGTATTCTTTAAGCCAATGGCGGTGACCATTATGTTTGGTTTAGGGTTTGCGACTGTACTGACTTTACTCGTGGTACCTGTACTTTATCGCATGTTACATCGCTTAAAAATACCTGAGGTAGTAGGCAAGTAA
- a CDS encoding cytochrome b, with product MLRNTKTAYGWVAILLHWLMALTIFGMFGLGLYMVELTYYDAWYKGSLDLHKSIGILLLGLLFIRTLWRCININPDSADEYASKFELKSAHLVHIGLYLLMFTLMISGYLISTADGRGINVFEIFTVPAIPFAVDNQEDIAGQIHEILAWALIVLAGIHALAAIKHHFINKNNTLVRMFKVKK from the coding sequence ATGTTAAGAAATACGAAAACGGCTTATGGCTGGGTAGCCATTTTATTGCACTGGCTTATGGCGCTAACCATTTTTGGCATGTTTGGCCTAGGCTTATACATGGTAGAGCTGACCTATTATGACGCTTGGTACAAAGGATCTCTCGATTTGCATAAAAGCATCGGTATTCTGTTACTTGGTCTGTTATTTATTCGCACACTGTGGCGCTGTATCAATATCAATCCAGATAGCGCAGATGAATATGCGAGCAAATTTGAATTGAAAAGTGCCCATTTAGTACACATAGGTTTATACCTACTGATGTTTACATTAATGATTTCAGGGTATTTAATTTCAACTGCTGATGGTCGTGGCATCAATGTGTTTGAGATATTTACTGTACCGGCGATCCCATTCGCTGTTGATAATCAAGAAGACATCGCAGGTCAAATTCATGAAATTTTGGCATGGGCGTTAATTGTCTTAGCTGGTATTCATGCACTAGCTGCAATTAAGCACCATTTTATTAATAAGAATAATACGTTAGTACGTATGTTTAAAGTCAAAAAATAG